In a genomic window of Coprococcus eutactus:
- a CDS encoding zinc metallopeptidase has protein sequence MDMPYFGFYFDPTYILVLIGVAVCFIASAQVKTTYKKYEHVISRSGYTADQVAYMILRNAGITDVSIHHIPGDLTDNYNPREHTLNLSDKVYGSRSIAAIGVAAHECGHAIQHARHYVPLTVRSAIIPAANIGSSFAWPLVLIGLIIPRLNFCMTIGILLFSLVVILQLVTLPVEFNASRRAIQIIRDSGYLAPDELKGAKSVLKAAAMTYVAAMVSVSLQLLRLVILRNSRDDN, from the coding sequence ATGGATATGCCATATTTTGGTTTTTATTTCGATCCGACATATATATTGGTACTCATAGGCGTGGCGGTGTGTTTTATAGCATCTGCACAGGTCAAGACGACATACAAGAAGTATGAGCACGTGATATCGAGGTCTGGATATACAGCGGATCAGGTAGCTTATATGATACTCAGAAATGCAGGGATAACTGATGTGTCGATACATCATATACCGGGAGATCTCACGGACAACTACAATCCGCGGGAACACACCCTCAACCTTTCTGATAAGGTGTACGGTTCTAGATCGATAGCGGCCATAGGAGTTGCGGCACATGAGTGTGGCCATGCGATACAGCATGCAAGACATTATGTACCACTGACCGTCAGATCCGCGATTATACCAGCGGCGAATATTGGTTCATCATTTGCCTGGCCTCTGGTTCTGATCGGACTTATCATACCGAGACTGAATTTCTGTATGACAATTGGAATCCTGTTATTCTCGCTGGTGGTGATACTGCAGTTAGTGACACTTCCGGTTGAGTTCAACGCATCAAGGAGAGCGATCCAGATAATAAGAGATAGTGGTTATCTTGCCCCAGATGAGCTGAAGGGGGCAAAGAGCGTACTCAAGGCGGCAGCCATGACATATGTGGCAGCTATGGTGTCAGTATCACTTCAGTTGTTACGACTTGTAATACTTCGAAATAGCAGAGATGATAACTAA
- a CDS encoding leucine-rich repeat domain-containing protein: MRKRKLRGGIAVLSLATALCLAQGVAVYAEGTDDGSTLVTADLSKGIEYRYYEGSTTRVEGINLNGNSVIIRQSPNSTSSEPRLNVYNDKDRDGVLDEGEEAFEIDGSTDILPYQVYGVYGEKTKTPISITVDGASLGNVWGVYKGAMEYESTGSDPAVSITVNKGSNVSAATCLYSSEAVGSMKINISGDCNVSQLQGALQSKVDGDIDIDITDNAFAGTVYGIQVGYATGSVDVDTDNTVDIGYLYGVYASTIDGSLTVNSLFKADKGSGYVYAATNGTYSGKDYAVKGNVVLTAKNAKLGYVYAVTNGANTLGGVTVDISDTTLNSMYGVSSSASAAGDVSIRLNGIECSDRYSYMYGAYSANIAGKLKFEVKNAKGQGIYVYGSSNSDILGDVDIDIDGQGAEFDSVYGLSSGTVKGMVNIDIENINVSSSMYGIYSAKLEQSSPEGADAYANVITLKNIESSSYYTYGVYYVSTMGSTHMILDNIKSGNYLYGLDFSGAITGKLKMDMSNCSAENAYILRGNGSSSTVVGDFDLTLTDSAFKNSLYVLNTATFAENASVDIRNVISNLCTVAYSGTCAKNLDVNMQYANDKAIVDAAGNPVVDSYTNAGKGEFNLLSSYSVIGDLTADLSNIHYAACGLAGGSYSGKVSGRNTTVTLKDSSFESTYNGSTVYLLNEYGNGSNNDSAIELSADIKIENTDFTGMKNASFQVNANQNRKVRVAFDEACILPDGYYICPAYNGYGDSIVTYGGDVYYGGDKVVIDKDINADNIYFGNYASGKSTSAVYAVINKGVTVSAQEGIYFTAGANILNSGKFSGTFKRTDDSAYGSVYMKEGIVADETLYENAHVYYPVTLVCDDKAVTVSNPGYTCYLDKDTMYAYVDSVLTLTPVIKRGYTLEKVVFRESDETQDNELTETSGKYTFAMPKKPCIVTVSTKGKQIKASKTVSDPSAVLGQKYTAEKPLYDMSDVVILNDGKEGKVTYEMDKDYILPEGLELDGGLIIGTPTSAYEDGKKAVIYITGKNGTRTQITLNVVVSKEQKIQDNTDGRITVDEENKQISLNGTSVVLQAAENSAEASSDETGAESPVITEIYIDSNKDGQADNKTPLVSGDLSEYTVVGVDDSEFKRSVKITMLGGSVKKIYGAVDSELSFSGRDAVAVVIKGGNVGEVYAIVNTQVDGTISYENCTGAVITGGLVSGSTSTYTGALLRTAKDNIMIYKKYTVTEKLAANDFDLDNESEVSVEAPLELTGYLRMYEKSKLTATAAITAGSLSFSRNSSAQFDGDVKINTLYMTSYNNVLIIGAESEFETDEVKISDSWAKVYQKGTFKCPSDKFSNEGTWVKAGEFAEDVDAGEWAGIYYNVERGTTNMKGTSVSIPTQSRVVEYEGLIYARNNSLVTAKYTDVPGYTVYVSINGGDPIKGDSGSALVATANTVMSATADYVADQIAVTKKYADPVIVADTSYTAEEPVYDLTALDVTGDTTSSYGTDMQYRVKSGSKLPEGLVLADGKITGKTSETGETDVTFVVTGRNGTSVDVNVKFTVKAAGTEVSDINKVVTDASVSKINLAGSSVVIIADPSNASKSSIYMDADHDGIADNNRALKIGGETSYDLSKCKIYGYTDGDNAYTGDISIVLRSGTVGSLYGAGSNESGAANVTVEGDITVKVLGGTVRTEIYGAYNVHAAAVNFIAEGGKIYKKAYGAYNSDVQTMNFAFTKTAMMYADDNYSSTGKEELYVISGGSVSGDVNAEVGVLSTREAFAYSSKMYRSTYAFFYGVHRTPVSGDVNYTLNGEWYAGRTNTFVNSSNVDGDLNAELKSGYISCANSNDGSKAFVYGNTNNKIRNINVRSATEGIVSGKIVLAASGEVNDIYFNDVSGNTTASVKGLSENFQVTHNGSLFLKLNDKLVLGGTYTVDENIETDILNVTSGSKIKVAEGASIKHTANAVIEGDIENNGTWTSEGNVYVEGTFVNNGIWNTKKYMYVGDSSASSISGKVDNYGTVTTVSDRSYSTRINASSMFINREAATFTFGNMVNSGIIVNYGSLEETYYNNFSDVGKVLTTTIPNLKYVLKNYSSVYYKVDAEYPAYCFKGEDAKISIAATNANYQKTSGIDGDTNVYIAGNMDFYVTVDGEPIDGMKIDSVVYGSAQNEATSSNNVKWRGTVAYEPTHAVINMAKQEATNITLAKAEDKVTAQVGVTTSKFDPLYDLTKIEVQNDENVENGYVAYSLAKGQTLPDGLAMSGGKIYGTPVKASAEAQTVNIIVRGQNQTTAEFTLTIEKIEKGIPTLAASKAGTAYAGKTLADVALPKSVLGVYSWADSTQLVGKAGSEDNYDAYFVPKDTVNYDWSKFDTASGTYEQLEDGSVRISVKLAVYVRKQDPVYTVPEGVTAIYGETVGKAVIPEAEGGMFIWENADESVGDVGTKKFLATFVPSDEDVYERAEHIEITVEIKPAEAKFTQAIDKLTAKENDTLADIVLPEAENGIYTWYTDRTTKAEDGGTYKLCFKPADITNYDWSGVEGWNRAYRGVVFPVQVEIIKEHVHDYGDAYKSNATYHWKECSCKDIQNKARHTFDSGSIKTSPTDTAAGSKVYKCKVCGYVKTVPIPALGRDITNPKYKIKVSGLDPQKYTGSTITLKNLKVTSGRTVLRKGTDYTVAYSNNKKHGTATVTINGIGKYRGTITETFQIKIVRNSVFAVKQPGTNIVYKYKITNADLKGKGTVGLIGTTVAKTNGKFKILTISDTVTIDGVKFKVTAIGSKAFKDYKSIVKVAGGANVVSVGTYAFSGCTALKTIPAFKNVTAIGGYAFYKCKSLTAMPVNNKLKTIGKAAFYGCTSLKTLTVGGKVTTIGESAFGGCSKMTAVSIGANVKTIGASAFSGCKSLATVKVGSAKLKTVSKNAFKGTKSKITFKIPKKYYKSYMAKIKAKGVAAPKNAIYKKY; this comes from the coding sequence ATGAGAAAAAGAAAGCTAAGAGGAGGTATAGCTGTACTTTCGCTGGCGACGGCTCTGTGTCTGGCACAGGGCGTAGCGGTCTATGCGGAGGGGACTGATGATGGCAGTACGCTTGTCACGGCAGATCTGTCAAAGGGTATAGAGTACAGGTATTACGAAGGCTCGACCACACGTGTAGAAGGAATCAATCTGAATGGTAATTCTGTCATAATCAGGCAATCACCGAATTCTACGAGTTCGGAGCCGAGACTCAATGTCTACAATGATAAGGATCGGGATGGAGTTCTGGATGAAGGTGAGGAAGCATTTGAGATCGATGGCAGCACAGATATACTTCCATATCAGGTATATGGCGTTTATGGAGAAAAGACTAAGACTCCGATCTCAATCACCGTTGACGGGGCATCCCTTGGGAATGTATGGGGTGTCTACAAAGGCGCCATGGAATATGAGAGCACAGGCTCAGATCCTGCAGTCTCAATAACTGTGAACAAGGGATCAAATGTTTCTGCGGCGACATGTTTATATTCGTCAGAGGCTGTAGGATCAATGAAGATCAACATATCTGGAGACTGTAATGTTTCCCAGCTGCAAGGTGCATTGCAGAGCAAGGTGGATGGGGATATTGACATTGATATAACCGACAATGCATTTGCTGGAACTGTGTACGGTATCCAGGTAGGATATGCCACAGGAAGCGTGGACGTGGATACAGACAATACAGTTGACATCGGTTATCTGTACGGTGTGTATGCATCGACCATCGATGGCAGCCTCACAGTGAACAGTTTGTTCAAGGCTGACAAGGGCAGTGGATATGTGTATGCTGCGACAAATGGCACATACTCAGGCAAAGATTATGCAGTGAAGGGCAATGTTGTCCTGACGGCAAAGAATGCCAAGCTTGGATATGTGTATGCGGTGACCAATGGCGCTAATACGCTGGGTGGTGTTACTGTGGATATAAGTGATACAACACTCAATTCGATGTATGGTGTGAGCAGCAGTGCCAGTGCAGCCGGTGATGTAAGTATCAGATTAAACGGCATAGAGTGCAGTGACAGATATTCATATATGTACGGAGCATATAGTGCAAATATTGCAGGAAAACTCAAATTTGAAGTAAAGAATGCAAAAGGACAAGGCATTTATGTCTATGGTAGCTCTAATTCAGATATATTGGGTGATGTAGATATAGATATAGATGGACAGGGCGCTGAATTTGATTCAGTATACGGACTCAGCAGTGGAACCGTGAAGGGCATGGTAAATATCGATATAGAGAATATCAATGTATCAAGTTCTATGTATGGTATTTATTCAGCCAAGCTTGAACAGTCGTCACCGGAGGGAGCTGATGCCTATGCGAATGTGATAACGCTTAAGAACATTGAAAGCAGTTCATATTACACATATGGCGTGTACTACGTTTCAACTATGGGTTCGACACACATGATCCTGGATAATATAAAGTCAGGTAATTATCTGTATGGATTGGATTTTTCAGGTGCCATAACAGGAAAACTCAAGATGGATATGTCCAACTGCAGTGCAGAAAATGCATATATTCTGAGGGGAAATGGCAGTTCATCGACGGTTGTTGGGGATTTTGATCTTACCTTGACAGACAGTGCATTCAAGAACAGTCTGTACGTGCTGAATACAGCTACATTCGCAGAAAATGCATCTGTTGACATCAGGAATGTCATCAGCAACTTGTGTACAGTGGCATATTCAGGTACATGTGCTAAGAATCTGGATGTCAATATGCAGTATGCAAATGACAAGGCAATTGTCGATGCGGCTGGCAATCCGGTGGTAGACTCATATACCAATGCAGGAAAGGGTGAGTTTAATCTCCTGAGCAGTTATTCGGTTATCGGTGATCTGACTGCAGATCTGTCCAATATCCATTATGCAGCGTGCGGTCTTGCAGGTGGCAGCTACAGCGGAAAAGTGAGTGGCAGAAATACAACGGTCACTTTGAAAGACAGCAGCTTTGAAAGTACATATAACGGCAGTACAGTATATCTTCTGAATGAGTATGGCAATGGATCAAACAATGATTCAGCCATAGAGCTTTCTGCTGATATTAAGATAGAGAATACAGACTTTACAGGTATGAAGAATGCAAGCTTTCAGGTAAATGCGAATCAGAACAGAAAAGTAAGGGTAGCATTTGACGAGGCGTGTATTCTCCCTGATGGATATTACATATGTCCTGCATACAACGGTTATGGGGATTCGATTGTCACATATGGAGGAGATGTATACTATGGCGGCGATAAAGTAGTTATAGATAAAGATATAAATGCTGATAACATCTACTTTGGTAATTATGCCAGCGGAAAATCGACATCTGCTGTATATGCAGTCATTAACAAGGGAGTAACAGTAAGTGCTCAGGAAGGGATATATTTCACCGCGGGTGCAAATATCCTTAACTCGGGAAAATTCTCTGGAACATTTAAGAGAACAGATGATTCTGCATACGGTTCTGTATATATGAAAGAGGGCATAGTGGCAGACGAAACGCTGTATGAAAATGCCCATGTATACTATCCGGTTACTCTGGTATGTGATGACAAGGCTGTGACAGTGAGCAATCCTGGCTACACCTGTTATCTTGACAAGGATACTATGTATGCATATGTAGATTCAGTCTTGACGCTGACACCGGTTATCAAGAGAGGATATACACTTGAAAAGGTAGTGTTTAGGGAAAGTGATGAGACTCAGGATAATGAGCTGACAGAGACATCAGGCAAGTATACATTTGCCATGCCGAAAAAACCATGTATAGTGACAGTCTCAACAAAGGGTAAGCAGATAAAGGCATCAAAGACAGTGTCAGATCCTTCAGCTGTGCTCGGTCAGAAATACACAGCAGAAAAACCTCTGTATGATATGTCGGATGTTGTGATCCTGAATGATGGCAAAGAGGGCAAAGTTACCTATGAGATGGACAAGGATTATATACTTCCGGAGGGGCTTGAGCTTGATGGCGGTCTTATAATTGGAACACCGACCTCGGCATATGAGGATGGAAAGAAAGCAGTAATCTATATAACAGGAAAGAATGGAACAAGGACACAGATCACGCTAAATGTTGTTGTTTCGAAAGAGCAGAAGATACAGGACAATACAGACGGACGTATAACAGTCGATGAAGAGAATAAACAGATAAGTCTGAATGGAACATCAGTTGTATTGCAGGCTGCAGAGAACAGTGCGGAAGCTTCGTCGGATGAAACAGGGGCTGAAAGTCCTGTGATCACAGAGATCTATATCGATTCTAACAAGGATGGACAGGCTGACAACAAGACACCATTAGTCAGCGGAGACCTGTCAGAATACACTGTGGTTGGAGTTGATGACAGCGAATTTAAGCGCAGTGTAAAGATAACTATGCTGGGAGGAAGCGTAAAGAAGATATATGGTGCGGTTGACTCAGAACTGAGCTTCAGCGGAAGAGATGCGGTTGCGGTAGTTATCAAAGGCGGTAATGTGGGTGAGGTATATGCGATTGTAAATACCCAGGTAGATGGTACGATCTCTTATGAGAACTGCACAGGTGCAGTAATCACAGGTGGTTTGGTAAGTGGAAGTACATCAACATACACAGGAGCGCTTCTCAGAACAGCAAAAGACAATATCATGATATACAAGAAGTATACAGTTACAGAGAAGCTTGCTGCAAATGATTTTGATTTGGACAATGAATCTGAAGTATCAGTGGAGGCTCCGCTTGAGCTCACAGGATATCTGAGGATGTATGAAAAATCTAAGCTTACAGCAACGGCTGCGATTACCGCCGGCAGTCTTTCATTCTCGAGAAATTCGTCTGCTCAGTTTGATGGAGATGTCAAGATAAATACTCTGTATATGACGAGTTACAATAATGTACTTATTATAGGGGCAGAGTCGGAGTTTGAGACAGATGAAGTCAAGATATCAGACAGCTGGGCAAAAGTATATCAGAAAGGAACATTCAAGTGCCCTTCAGACAAGTTCTCAAATGAGGGAACATGGGTAAAGGCAGGAGAATTTGCAGAAGATGTAGATGCAGGCGAGTGGGCCGGAATCTACTACAATGTTGAACGCGGTACTACGAATATGAAGGGAACTTCGGTTTCCATTCCAACTCAGAGCAGGGTAGTGGAATACGAGGGACTGATATATGCAAGAAACAATTCTTTAGTCACGGCAAAGTATACAGATGTACCGGGATACACAGTATATGTATCGATAAATGGCGGAGATCCAATAAAGGGAGATTCGGGATCGGCGCTGGTCGCAACAGCAAATACAGTTATGAGCGCAACTGCTGATTACGTGGCAGATCAGATCGCAGTGACAAAGAAATATGCTGATCCTGTGATCGTAGCAGATACAAGCTATACAGCCGAGGAACCTGTATATGATCTCACAGCACTTGATGTGACAGGAGACACCACTTCATCATACGGTACAGATATGCAGTACAGAGTAAAGAGCGGATCAAAGCTTCCGGAGGGACTTGTGCTTGCTGATGGCAAGATAACAGGCAAGACATCCGAAACAGGTGAAACAGATGTGACATTTGTTGTGACAGGAAGAAATGGAACATCCGTTGATGTAAACGTAAAGTTTACAGTAAAGGCTGCCGGCACGGAAGTGTCCGATATCAACAAAGTGGTAACTGACGCATCCGTAAGTAAGATAAATCTTGCTGGAAGTTCAGTTGTGATAATAGCTGATCCGTCAAATGCATCAAAGTCTTCCATATACATGGATGCAGACCATGACGGAATAGCAGACAACAACAGAGCACTTAAGATAGGTGGTGAGACAAGTTACGACCTGTCGAAGTGCAAGATATATGGTTATACAGATGGAGACAATGCATATACTGGCGATATATCAATAGTTCTCAGAAGCGGTACGGTAGGTTCCCTGTATGGTGCAGGTTCAAACGAGTCCGGAGCTGCAAATGTAACTGTTGAGGGTGATATTACTGTAAAGGTGCTGGGCGGCACTGTAAGAACAGAAATATATGGTGCATATAATGTACATGCTGCTGCGGTGAATTTCATTGCAGAAGGCGGAAAGATATATAAGAAGGCCTATGGCGCATATAATTCAGATGTTCAGACGATGAATTTTGCATTCACAAAGACAGCTATGATGTATGCAGACGACAATTATTCAAGCACAGGTAAGGAAGAATTGTATGTCATAAGCGGAGGAAGTGTATCTGGAGATGTAAATGCAGAGGTAGGCGTGTTGAGTACAAGAGAGGCATTTGCCTATAGTTCAAAGATGTATAGAAGCACGTACGCTTTCTTCTACGGAGTTCACAGGACACCTGTGTCAGGAGATGTAAATTACACTCTGAATGGTGAATGGTATGCAGGAAGAACAAATACATTTGTAAATAGTTCTAATGTGGATGGAGATCTGAATGCTGAGCTGAAATCAGGTTATATAAGCTGCGCCAATTCAAATGATGGTTCAAAAGCATTCGTATACGGCAATACGAACAATAAGATACGCAATATAAATGTAAGATCGGCTACAGAAGGTATCGTGAGCGGTAAGATCGTTCTTGCTGCAAGCGGAGAGGTAAATGATATTTATTTCAATGATGTCAGTGGCAATACCACTGCGAGTGTTAAAGGACTTTCAGAGAATTTCCAGGTGACACATAATGGCTCACTCTTCTTAAAACTCAATGATAAACTTGTCCTCGGCGGTACATACACTGTTGATGAGAACATTGAGACTGATATCCTCAATGTAACTTCTGGTTCAAAGATCAAAGTTGCTGAGGGTGCATCAATTAAGCATACAGCAAATGCTGTCATCGAAGGAGATATTGAGAATAACGGAACATGGACCTCAGAGGGCAATGTTTATGTAGAGGGAACATTTGTCAACAATGGAATCTGGAATACAAAGAAGTATATGTACGTTGGTGACAGCAGCGCATCAAGTATCAGCGGTAAAGTTGACAACTATGGAACCGTCACAACGGTTTCTGACAGGTCATACAGTACAAGGATCAATGCTTCTTCAATGTTCATCAACCGTGAAGCTGCTACATTTACATTCGGAAATATGGTCAACAGTGGAATCATAGTAAATTATGGTTCTCTGGAAGAGACATATTATAACAACTTCTCGGATGTTGGAAAGGTACTCACAACAACGATTCCGAATCTTAAGTATGTGCTGAAAAATTACAGCAGTGTGTACTATAAAGTTGATGCAGAGTATCCGGCATACTGCTTCAAGGGTGAGGATGCAAAGATAAGCATAGCGGCAACAAATGCTAACTATCAGAAGACGTCAGGCATTGACGGTGATACAAATGTATACATAGCTGGAAATATGGATTTCTATGTGACAGTTGACGGCGAACCGATAGACGGAATGAAGATAGATTCTGTGGTATATGGTTCAGCACAGAATGAGGCAACGTCAAGTAACAATGTCAAGTGGCGCGGAACAGTGGCATATGAGCCGACACATGCTGTGATCAATATGGCAAAGCAGGAAGCAACCAATATAACTCTTGCGAAGGCTGAGGACAAGGTTACAGCACAGGTTGGAGTGACAACTAGCAAGTTTGATCCACTCTATGACCTCACAAAGATCGAGGTTCAGAATGATGAGAATGTTGAAAACGGCTATGTCGCATACTCACTTGCTAAGGGGCAGACCCTTCCTGATGGACTTGCGATGTCAGGCGGCAAGATATACGGTACTCCGGTCAAGGCTTCTGCTGAGGCTCAGACAGTGAATATCATTGTGAGAGGACAGAACCAGACCACAGCTGAATTCACGCTTACCATAGAGAAGATAGAGAAGGGTATCCCGACACTTGCTGCATCAAAGGCCGGAACCGCATATGCAGGCAAAACACTTGCTGATGTAGCACTTCCAAAGTCAGTACTTGGTGTATATAGCTGGGCAGACAGCACACAGTTGGTTGGCAAGGCTGGATCCGAAGACAATTACGATGCATACTTTGTACCGAAAGATACAGTCAACTATGACTGGAGCAAGTTTGATACTGCCTCAGGAACGTATGAGCAGTTAGAGGACGGCAGTGTCAGAATATCAGTGAAGCTTGCGGTATATGTGAGAAAGCAGGATCCTGTATACACTGTACCTGAGGGAGTGACAGCTATATATGGAGAAACTGTAGGAAAGGCTGTTATTCCAGAAGCAGAAGGCGGAATGTTCATCTGGGAAAATGCTGATGAGTCAGTCGGCGACGTTGGAACAAAGAAGTTCCTTGCAACATTTGTGCCATCTGATGAGGATGTATATGAAAGAGCAGAGCATATAGAGATCACAGTTGAGATAAAGCCGGCTGAGGCTAAGTTCACACAGGCTATAGACAAGCTCACAGCAAAAGAAAATGACACTCTGGCTGATATAGTACTTCCGGAGGCAGAGAATGGAATCTACACATGGTACACAGACAGAACAACAAAGGCTGAAGATGGCGGAACATACAAGCTGTGCTTTAAGCCTGCTGATATAACTAACTATGACTGGTCAGGAGTAGAGGGTTGGAACAGAGCTTACAGAGGTGTGGTATTCCCAGTACAGGTTGAAATCATCAAAGAACATGTACATGATTATGGCGATGCATACAAGAGCAATGCTACATATCACTGGAAGGAATGCAGCTGCAAGGATATCCAGAATAAGGCAAGGCATACATTCGACTCAGGAAGCATAAAGACAAGTCCTACTGATACAGCAGCCGGAAGCAAGGTATATAAGTGTAAGGTCTGCGGATATGTGAAGACTGTGCCGATCCCGGCACTTGGCAGGGATATCACTAATCCAAAATACAAGATAAAGGTATCCGGACTTGATCCTCAGAAATATACTGGAAGCACAATTACCCTAAAGAATCTGAAAGTTACATCGGGCAGAACGGTTCTAAGAAAGGGTACTGATTACACGGTAGCATATTCGAACAATAAAAAACATGGCACTGCAACGGTTACAATAAATGGTATCGGAAAATACAGAGGAACTATCACAGAGACATTCCAGATCAAGATAGTAAGGAATTCTGTATTTGCAGTAAAGCAGCCAGGAACTAACATAGTATACAAGTACAAGATTACAAATGCTGATCTGAAGGGCAAGGGAACTGTAGGACTTATAGGCACAACAGTTGCCAAGACCAATGGAAAGTTCAAGATACTTACGATCAGTGATACTGTAACTATAGACGGAGTGAAATTTAAAGTTACAGCTATAGGCAGCAAAGCATTCAAGGACTACAAGAGTATTGTCAAGGTTGCTGGAGGTGCAAATGTTGTCTCTGTAGGAACATATGCATTCAGCGGATGTACAGCACTCAAGACTATTCCGGCATTCAAGAATGTTACAGCCATAGGTGGTTATGCATTCTATAAATGTAAGTCGCTCACAGCAATGCCGGTAAATAATAAGCTTAAAACCATAGGCAAGGCCGCTTTCTATGGCTGCACATCACTTAAGACACTGACTGTTGGCGGAAAGGTGACAACCATAGGAGAGAGTGCATTCGGCGGATGCAGCAAGATGACAGCAGTCTCAATTGGCGCAAATGTTAAGACTATAGGTGCATCAGCATTCAGCGGCTGCAAGAGCCTTGCCACTGTCAAAGTTGGTTCGGCAAAACTCAAGACTGTATCAAAGAATGCATTCAAGGGTACAAAGTCAAAGATAACATTCAAGATACCAAAGAAATACTATAAGTCATATATGGCTAAGATTAAGGCAAAGGGTGTGGCAGCGCCAAAGAATGCGATATATAAAAAGTATTAA
- a CDS encoding helix-turn-helix domain-containing protein — MVQIGSRILEYRKKMNMSQEEFANKIGVSRQAVSKWELDKAYPDLDKLVDICGMFGLSLDELVNGVEQDEEPVMEAEQRVEIPNDPVNVSDVGDNQTVTDNIESEISDKEGSDKESSDSKKHTVRIGSHGGLRVVMYAAAALAVFCIVVSFVIILQNAWKHSDEVLMHVDKVHAQYTLADVSYLNDDLDDKHRLMWIDAKGIRAGDTLPGYIDDDGELANVDHDISTFVIPCVLALIFLAMFISLRIELTKEHQRDIERAISDIQEKV; from the coding sequence ATGGTACAGATAGGAAGCAGAATACTGGAATATAGAAAGAAAATGAACATGAGCCAGGAGGAATTTGCCAATAAGATAGGCGTCAGCAGACAGGCAGTGTCCAAGTGGGAACTTGACAAAGCTTATCCTGACCTTGACAAACTGGTGGATATATGCGGAATGTTCGGGCTGAGCCTGGATGAACTTGTAAATGGTGTGGAACAGGATGAGGAACCTGTGATGGAAGCAGAGCAGAGAGTGGAGATTCCCAATGATCCGGTAAATGTGTCAGATGTGGGTGACAACCAGACTGTAACTGACAATATAGAATCTGAGATCAGTGACAAGGAAGGCAGTGATAAGGAAAGCAGTGACAGCAAGAAGCATACAGTAAGAATTGGCAGTCATGGTGGGCTGCGTGTGGTTATGTATGCAGCTGCGGCTCTGGCAGTGTTCTGTATTGTGGTAAGCTTTGTCATTATACTTCAGAATGCATGGAAGCACAGTGATGAAGTCTTGATGCATGTGGACAAGGTTCATGCACAGTACACATTGGCTGATGTGTCATATCTGAATGACGATCTTGACGACAAACACAGGCTGATGTGGATAGATGCAAAGGGAATCAGAGCTGGGGACACACTGCCCGGATATATAGATGACGATGGCGAACTGGCAAATGTGGATCATGACATAAGTACATTTGTGATACCGTGCGTTCTGGCACTTATATTTCTGGCAATGTTTATTTCTCTGAGAATAGAGCTGACAAAGGAACATCAGAGGGATATAGAGAGAGCAATTAGTGATATACAGGAGAAGGTATAG